Part of the Thermodesulfobacteriota bacterium genome is shown below.
AGGTGGGGGAAGCGGGGCGGGGCGGGGGATCGGGATGATGAAGCCAGGCCGGCGGCAATTGCCGCCGGCCTGGCTTCATTTGGGGGCGGGATCAACCCTCCTTCTTGGGCTCCAGGGCAGCCTGCCGGCTGACCAGGGCCTGCCAGGAGCGCTCCACGTCCCGCTGGGCCATGGCCATGAGCTCGTCGGCCATGGTCGGGTTGGAGAGGCGCAGGGCCCGGTAGCGGTTCTCGGCCTTGGCGTAGTCGGCGAAGGGCATGGACGGCGCCTTGGAGTCGATGGTCAAGGGGTTCTTGCCCGCCGCCTCCAGCTCCGGGTTGAAACGGTAGAGCGGCCAGTGGCCGCAGGCCACCGCCTTCTTCTGCTGCTCCAGACCCTGGGTCATGTCGATGCCGTGGTTGATGCAGTGGGCATAGGCGATGATGAGGGAGGGGCCGTTGTAGGCCTCGGCCTCGTTCATGGCCTTCACCACCTGGCCCGGGTTGGCGCCCATGGAGACCTTGGCCACATAGACGTTACCGTAGGTGGCGAAGATCATCCCGATGTCCTTCTTGGGCATCTTTTTGCCGCCGGCGGCAAACTGGGCGGTGGCAGCCCGGGGGGTGGACTTGGACATCTGGCCGCCGGTGTTGGAGTAGACCTCGGTGTCGAGAATGAGGACGTTGACGTTCTCGCCGGAGGCGAGCACGTGATCGAGGCCACCGTAGCCGATGTCGTAGGCCCAGCCGTCTCCGCCGATGATCCAGACCGATTTCTTGACCAGGTAGTCAGCGATGGCGGCCAGGCGCTTGGCGGTGCCGCTATCGAGGCCGGCCAGCTTGTCCTTGAGGGCGGCAACCCGGCCCCGCTGGGCCTCGATCTCGGTCCGGGTGGCCTGGGGCGCCGAGAGGATCTCCGCCACCATGGCTGCATCCAGGCTGCCGGCGGTGGTCAGCTCGCCCAGGAGCTCCTCGGCCATGGCACGGAACTTGTTGGCGGTCTGGCGCATGCCGAGGCCGAACTCCGCGTTGTCCTCGAAGAGCGAGTTGGCCCACACCGGTCCCCGGCCGTCGGCCCGCACGCAGTACGGGGTGGTGGGCAGGTTGCCGCCGTAGATGGAGGAGCAGCCGGTGGCGTTGGCGATCATCATCCGGTCGCCGAAGAGCTGGGTGGCGAGCTTGATGTAGGGGGTCTCGCCGCAGCCGCCGCAGGCGCCGCAGTACTCGAAGAGCGGCCGCAGAAGCTGGCTGCCCTTGATGGTGGTCGGATCGATCTCCTCGTACGGCATCTCCGGCAGGGACAGGAAGAATCTGTAATTCGCCGCCTCCCGCTCCCGGAGCTCTTCCGTGTTCTTGACCATGTTGATGGCCTTGTGCTCCGTCCTCTTGCCCTCCGCATCCTTGGCAAAGGCCGGGCAGTTGACCACGCAGTTGGCGCAGCCGGTGCAGTCCTCGGTGGCCACCTGGAGGACGCACTTCTTGCCCTCGAACTTTTTGCCCTTGGCATCCGCGGACTTCAAGGTGGCCGGCGCGCCCGCCACGTCGGCAGCGTCCACGATCTTCATGCGGATGACCGAGTGCGGGCAGACCAGGGAGCACTGGGCGCACTGGATGCAGACCTCCGGGTCCCACTCCGGCACGGTGACCGCGATGTTGCGCTTCTCGTACTGGGTGGTGGCGGTGGGCCAGGTGCCGTCCGCCGGCATCTGGGAGACCTTGATCTCGCTGCCCTTGCCCTCGATCATCTTGGCGGTGACCTCCCGGACAAAGGCCGGGGCGTCCGCCGGCACGGTGGCCGGCCGGTGGTGGCCGCTGATCGTAGCCGGCACCGCCACCTCGTGGATGTTGCTCACCGCCGCGTCGACAGCGGCGTAGTTCATGTTCACCACCTTGTCGCCCTTGGTGCCGTAGGTTTTCTTGATGGCGGTCTTGATGGAGGCGATCGCCTCTTCCTTGGTGAGGATGCCGGAGATGAGGAAGAAGGCGGTCTGCATGATCATGTTGATGCGGGCACCCAGACCGATGGCGCCGGCGAGGCTGATGGCATCGATGACGTAGAACCTGAGCTTCTTGTCAACGATCTGCTTCTGGACCTCGGCGGGAAGGTGCTGCCAGACCTCGTCCTTGTTGAAGCCGGTGGTAAGGAGAAAGGTGCCGCCTTCCTCGATGTTGGACAGCATGTCGTACTTGTCCAGGAAGGTGAAGTTGTGGCAGGCGATGAAGTTCGCCTTGTTGATGAGA
Proteins encoded:
- the nifJ gene encoding pyruvate:ferredoxin (flavodoxin) oxidoreductase translates to MSRKMVTIDGNQACTHVAYATNEIITIYPITPSSPMAAEADAKATAGQKNLWGTVPLVSQMQSEGGVAGSLHGSLTTGALCTTFTASQGLLLMLPNMYKLAGELTPTVFHITARSLACQGLSIFGDHSDVMAARQTGWGMLCSQSVQECMDFALVSQQATLKSRIPFMHFFDGFRTSHEIQKVEQLTMDDMRAMIDDELVIAHRSRGLCPDRPAMRGTAQNPDVYFTGRETVNSFYAQVPGIVQETFDRFAKLTGRQYHLFDYLGAEDATDVIVAMGSGCETVAATVEHLVAQGAKLGLVIVRLFRPFDAAAMVAALPESVQRIAVLDRTKEPGAAGEPLYQDVRTAIGEAQDNGTLAKAPRVVGGRYGLGSAELTPAMVKAVFDNLASDTPKSHFCVGPNDDVALTSLAYDEAAFNIEGTGVYRAMFYGLGADGTVGANKNTIKIIGTETDNNAQGYFVYDSKKSGSITTSHLRFGKSRIIAPYLINKANFIACHNFTFLDKYDMLSNIEEGGTFLLTTGFNKDEVWQHLPAEVQKQIVDKKLRFYVIDAISLAGAIGLGARINMIMQTAFFLISGILTKEEAIASIKTAIKKTYGTKGDKVVNMNYAAVDAAVSNIHEVAVPATISGHHRPATVPADAPAFVREVTAKMIEGKGSEIKVSQMPADGTWPTATTQYEKRNIAVTVPEWDPEVCIQCAQCSLVCPHSVIRMKIVDAADVAGAPATLKSADAKGKKFEGKKCVLQVATEDCTGCANCVVNCPAFAKDAEGKRTEHKAINMVKNTEELREREAANYRFFLSLPEMPYEEIDPTTIKGSQLLRPLFEYCGACGGCGETPYIKLATQLFGDRMMIANATGCSSIYGGNLPTTPYCVRADGRGPVWANSLFEDNAEFGLGMRQTANKFRAMAEELLGELTTAGSLDAAMVAEILSAPQATRTEIEAQRGRVAALKDKLAGLDSGTAKRLAAIADYLVKKSVWIIGGDGWAYDIGYGGLDHVLASGENVNVLILDTEVYSNTGGQMSKSTPRAATAQFAAGGKKMPKKDIGMIFATYGNVYVAKVSMGANPGQVVKAMNEAEAYNGPSLIIAYAHCINHGIDMTQGLEQQKKAVACGHWPLYRFNPELEAAGKNPLTIDSKAPSMPFADYAKAENRYRALRLSNPTMADELMAMAQRDVERSWQALVSRQAALEPKKEG